The region CGCCGGGAGCGCAGCAATGAACTCTTTCCACCACCCGGGTGGAGCTTCGTGATATCCCATGATGAGCCGAACCGTAGCGCGCAACGCCGGGTCCGCGTATGGGAGGTTGCTACGGCGGGGTATGGTTGCAAGCTGGCATTCCGGTGGCGAGAGGAGATCACGGTGGGCACGTGGGGCACGGGACCATTTGAAAACGACGACGCTGTCGACTGGGTCTCCGAGCTCTATGACGGTGGCGGCATCGACACGTGTCGCGAGGCGTTGCGTGCCGCGACCGTGGAGGGCTACCTGGAGATGTATGTGGGGGCTGCCGCGATCGCGGCTGCCGAAATCATTGCTGCCGCGGTTGGCAGAGCATCAAGCGATCTACCCGGTGAGTTCTTCGAATGGCTGATCGACAACGACGACGTCCCGACAAGTGCCGACATAACCCTGGCTCGCAATGCCGTGGAGCGTATTTCCGGCGAAGACTCAGAAGTCGCCGACCTGTGGCAAGATGCCAGGGATGCAAGTTGGGCGTCCCGAGTTGAAGAACTTCTCGTCCGGCTTGCGGACTAGCCACCCTAGGAAACCGCACCCGCCTCTGCGCGATGCCGAATGTCTGCCAGCTATATCGCCCGGGTGGGTCGCTGACGCCTCCCCTCTCGACATCTCAGCCTGCTGTGAGGGCCTTGCGAAAGGCCGTTACTGCAGCGGCGAAAAGCACGAC is a window of Acidobacteriota bacterium DNA encoding:
- a CDS encoding DUF4259 domain-containing protein, producing the protein MGTWGTGPFENDDAVDWVSELYDGGGIDTCREALRAATVEGYLEMYVGAAAIAAAEIIAAAVGRASSDLPGEFFEWLIDNDDVPTSADITLARNAVERISGEDSEVADLWQDARDASWASRVEELLVRLAD